The following are from one region of the Amylibacter sp. IMCC11727 genome:
- a CDS encoding adenylosuccinate lyase family protein produces MAISLAEGQMSKGLYGDAELSVLFSDSAEVRAMLLVEGALAAAQGTLGMIPKDSAAVINGMAREVLIDPGALSAGMTKDGVVVPSLVVAFVAAMEESEQGKGHSAYVHKGATSQDIIDTGLVLRLRRVFDLFDGRMAALLGALKDQAVTHRDTAMAARTRHQIATPTALGARIAGWGMPFVRHRARLDQMRDRVLVLSLGGASGNLSAFGGQGFALADAMAEELGLRAPELPWHSARDGILEFANLCGLICGSLGKMAQDVLVSAQIGDGLRAGSGGGSSTMPHKANPTEAEAMLALARQGQGLVAQLAGAAIHAQERDGAAWAQEWMTLAPLVVATGAALRHGQALAGSLQVDRAKMAAVFEDTQGLMMAEAASFALAEHMALSEARAVVKGACAKAVESGEHLRDVMARETVLPIAWDSVFDAPSALGESGTIVDRFAAAVASGA; encoded by the coding sequence ATGGCGATTTCATTGGCTGAGGGGCAGATGAGCAAGGGATTGTACGGAGATGCGGAACTGTCGGTTTTGTTTTCTGACAGTGCAGAGGTGCGTGCCATGTTGTTGGTGGAAGGGGCGCTTGCAGCGGCGCAAGGAACCCTTGGGATGATCCCAAAAGACAGCGCGGCGGTGATAAATGGAATGGCCCGCGAGGTATTGATTGATCCGGGTGCATTGAGCGCGGGTATGACCAAGGACGGCGTTGTTGTGCCGTCTTTGGTGGTAGCCTTTGTGGCGGCGATGGAGGAAAGCGAGCAGGGCAAGGGCCATTCTGCGTATGTGCATAAAGGCGCAACATCGCAGGATATTATCGACACGGGTTTAGTGCTGCGATTGCGGCGGGTGTTTGATTTGTTTGACGGACGAATGGCGGCTTTGCTGGGCGCGTTGAAAGATCAGGCGGTGACGCATCGCGACACGGCGATGGCGGCGCGCACGCGGCATCAGATTGCAACGCCAACGGCGCTGGGCGCACGGATTGCAGGCTGGGGGATGCCGTTTGTGCGCCATCGTGCGCGGCTCGATCAGATGCGGGATCGGGTGCTGGTGCTGTCCCTTGGGGGGGCATCGGGAAACCTGTCGGCCTTTGGCGGGCAGGGGTTTGCGTTGGCAGATGCCATGGCTGAAGAACTGGGATTGCGTGCGCCAGAGCTGCCTTGGCATTCGGCCCGTGATGGGATTTTGGAATTTGCCAACCTGTGTGGGCTGATTTGCGGATCGCTTGGCAAAATGGCGCAGGATGTGTTGGTGTCGGCGCAAATTGGGGATGGGTTGCGGGCTGGGAGCGGCGGTGGATCAAGCACCATGCCCCATAAGGCGAACCCGACCGAGGCCGAAGCGATGTTGGCCTTGGCGCGGCAAGGGCAAGGATTGGTGGCGCAATTGGCGGGTGCGGCCATTCATGCGCAAGAGCGTGACGGGGCCGCGTGGGCGCAAGAGTGGATGACGTTGGCCCCGCTGGTTGTGGCCACAGGCGCGGCGCTGCGCCATGGGCAGGCGTTGGCAGGTTCATTGCAGGTGGATCGGGCAAAGATGGCAGCCGTGTTTGAGGATACACAGGGTTTGATGATGGCGGAGGCAGCGAGTTTTGCGCTGGCAGAGCATATGGCCCTGTCAGAAGCGCGTGCCGTTGTGAAAGGGGCCTGCGCCAAAGCCGTGGAAAGCGGGGAGCATTTGCGCGATGTGATGGCGCGTGAAACGGTACTGCCGATTGCGTGGGACAGTGTGTTTGATGCCCCGTCTGCGCTTGGTGAAAGTGGAACAATTGTAGACCGATTTGCGGCCGCTGTTGCGTCTGGTGCATAG